The Rhodoferax sediminis genome has a segment encoding these proteins:
- a CDS encoding HAD-IA family hydrolase, which yields MFTDIGAVLFDLDGTLIDSAPDLGAAADKMRTDRGLASLPLALYRPMTGSGARGMLGVAFGVTPEHPDFPVLREEFFTNYEACMTRRTFAFDEVAELIQALLARRLAWGVVTNKASRFTDPLTRSMPLFATASAVISGDTTPHSKPHPEPLLEAARRLRLAPEKCVYVGDDERDVVAGLAAGMGTVAATYGYLGNRTDTAQWGAHAAIASPLQLLQLLQGLQSPAMT from the coding sequence ATGTTTACGGATATAGGAGCCGTGCTGTTCGATCTGGACGGCACCCTGATTGACAGTGCGCCGGACCTTGGCGCTGCCGCAGACAAAATGAGGACCGACCGGGGCCTGGCCTCGTTGCCGCTGGCGCTGTATCGGCCCATGACCGGCTCCGGCGCCCGGGGCATGCTCGGCGTTGCCTTCGGCGTGACCCCGGAGCACCCCGATTTCCCGGTACTGCGGGAAGAGTTCTTTACCAATTACGAAGCTTGCATGACGCGGCGCACCTTTGCCTTTGATGAAGTGGCCGAGCTGATTCAAGCGCTTTTGGCGCGTCGGCTGGCCTGGGGCGTGGTCACCAACAAAGCCTCCCGCTTCACCGACCCCCTGACCCGCTCCATGCCGCTGTTTGCCACGGCGAGCGCGGTCATCAGCGGCGATACCACACCCCATTCCAAGCCGCACCCCGAGCCCTTGCTGGAGGCGGCACGGCGCTTGCGGCTGGCGCCGGAAAAATGCGTGTATGTGGGTGATGACGAGCGCGACGTGGTTGCGGGATTAGCCGCCGGCATGGGCACCGTGGCGGCAACATATGGCTATTTGGGCAATCGGACGGATACCGCGCAGTGGGGCGCACACGCTGCAATAGCGTCCCCGCTGCAGCTATTGCAATTACTGCAGGGCTTGCAATCGCCGGCAATGACCTAA
- a CDS encoding DUF2726 domain-containing protein — MDKFTGGLSIGLALLASLVFGAAVHAWWLHRQAHKRRRVPKRWPLSPRPLANSRERQVWRWLTRAFVGHHVMIKIPVTRFTMPRNKEQGLHWYKLLTGVYCTFTICRADGNVIGCVDVPGRLGLAEKNQRLKRRLLSQCGIAYALVEPDKLPTLSEIRTEFLGEMASMSMDRERSESAMSAARASLREALVRQRETRNSDLSPLSPTPDSASGGLRSSFTTLSGELQPNSFLTPLDSREAGLS, encoded by the coding sequence ATGGACAAATTCACAGGAGGGCTTTCAATCGGATTGGCATTGCTGGCCAGCCTGGTGTTTGGCGCGGCTGTTCACGCCTGGTGGCTGCACCGGCAAGCCCACAAGCGCCGTCGCGTCCCGAAGCGGTGGCCACTGAGCCCGCGGCCGCTAGCCAACAGCCGGGAGCGTCAGGTATGGCGCTGGCTGACCCGGGCTTTTGTTGGTCACCACGTGATGATCAAAATTCCGGTCACGCGGTTCACCATGCCGCGCAACAAGGAACAGGGCCTGCACTGGTACAAATTGCTAACGGGGGTGTATTGCACGTTCACCATATGTCGTGCGGACGGCAACGTCATCGGCTGCGTGGATGTCCCAGGGCGTTTGGGACTGGCCGAAAAAAACCAGCGTCTGAAGCGCAGACTGCTGAGCCAATGCGGCATCGCCTATGCCTTGGTCGAACCCGACAAGCTGCCGACCTTGAGTGAAATCCGCACCGAATTTCTCGGCGAGATGGCATCCATGAGCATGGATCGCGAGCGCAGTGAAAGCGCAATGTCTGCCGCCAGGGCGAGTTTGCGCGAAGCACTGGTTCGCCAGCGCGAGACCCGCAACAGCGACCTCAGCCCGCTGAGTCCCACACCAGACTCCGCAAGCGGTGGCCTGCGCAGCAGTTTCACCACGCTCTCAGGAGAATTGCAGCCCAATTCTTTTCTGACCCCGCTGGATAGCCGGGAAGCAGGCTTGAGCTGA
- a CDS encoding pseudouridine synthase, with amino-acid sequence MSLQDILFTQGFGTRRVCAGLIQQGFVSVAQQLSTDTAMEFVAEGLRFTVQGAAWEYHALAYLMLHKPAGTECSQKPSTWPSIYTLLPSPLRQRPQKGAVQGVQAVGRLDQDTTGLLLLTDDGKFIHRMSSPRHHVPKVYEVTTKHPLDDKQVQKLLEGVVLEDDPKPVRASACEAVAPHHLRLTLTEGKYHQVKRMVAAVGNRVEALHRSQIGGLALPGDLAPGQWRWLGADDLARIAG; translated from the coding sequence ATGTCATTGCAGGACATTCTTTTTACACAGGGATTCGGGACACGTCGTGTCTGCGCCGGTCTGATTCAACAGGGATTTGTGTCGGTAGCCCAGCAGCTGTCTACCGATACAGCTATGGAATTTGTAGCAGAAGGGTTGCGTTTCACGGTCCAGGGAGCGGCGTGGGAGTACCACGCGCTGGCATACCTGATGTTGCACAAGCCGGCCGGCACCGAGTGCTCGCAAAAGCCCTCGACCTGGCCGAGCATCTACACGCTGCTGCCGTCGCCGCTGCGCCAGCGGCCGCAGAAAGGAGCGGTGCAGGGCGTGCAGGCGGTCGGCCGGCTCGACCAGGACACGACGGGACTGCTGCTGCTGACCGACGACGGCAAATTCATCCACCGCATGAGTTCGCCCCGGCATCATGTGCCCAAGGTGTACGAGGTCACTACCAAACACCCGCTCGACGACAAACAGGTGCAAAAGCTGCTGGAGGGCGTGGTGCTGGAAGATGACCCGAAGCCGGTTCGTGCCAGTGCCTGCGAAGCGGTGGCGCCGCACCACTTGCGCCTGACGCTGACCGAGGGCAAGTACCATCAGGTCAAGCGCATGGTGGCCGCCGTGGGCAACCGGGTCGAGGCCCTGCACCGCTCGCAGATCGGCGGCCTGGCCCTGCCCGGTGACTTGGCGCCAGGCCAGTGGCGCTGGCTCGGGGCCGACGATCTCGCACGGATCGCCGGCTGA
- a CDS encoding alpha/beta fold hydrolase — protein sequence MSLIRIHGVQLEVRQIEAAAGEQRRAPIVFLHEGLGSVAMWRDWPDQVCLATGRAGMVYSRRGYGQSDPVPDVRGASSGRDGLRVGRLQPDYMHLEAWEVLPELLRVLQIDKPVLLGHSDGASIALLYASRYPVQACIVLAPHVMVEDISVRSIAQARTAYESGDLRKRLARYHADVDCAFWQWNDIWLDEAFRRFDIRGDCQRIRAPVLAIQGVDDAYGTMQQIDQIRTTGKHCVLQKLQQCGHSPHRDQTALTTQLIADFLAPME from the coding sequence ATGAGCTTGATTCGCATCCATGGCGTGCAACTGGAAGTGCGCCAGATTGAGGCGGCGGCCGGCGAGCAGCGCCGCGCTCCCATCGTTTTTCTGCATGAGGGTTTGGGTTCGGTCGCGATGTGGCGCGACTGGCCCGACCAAGTGTGTCTGGCCACCGGGCGCGCCGGCATGGTGTATTCGCGCCGCGGCTACGGCCAGTCCGATCCGGTGCCCGACGTACGCGGCGCATCTTCCGGGCGCGATGGCTTGCGTGTGGGACGCTTGCAGCCGGACTACATGCACCTGGAGGCGTGGGAGGTGCTGCCCGAACTGCTTCGTGTGCTGCAGATCGACAAGCCCGTGCTGCTCGGTCATTCCGATGGCGCCAGCATTGCGCTGCTGTACGCGAGCCGCTATCCGGTGCAGGCCTGCATCGTGCTGGCCCCGCATGTGATGGTCGAAGACATCTCGGTGCGCTCGATTGCGCAGGCCCGCACGGCCTATGAAAGCGGCGATCTGCGCAAACGGCTGGCGCGCTACCACGCCGACGTGGACTGCGCCTTCTGGCAGTGGAACGACATCTGGCTGGACGAGGCGTTCCGGCGCTTCGATATCCGCGGCGACTGCCAGCGCATCCGCGCACCGGTGCTGGCCATTCAGGGGGTTGATGATGCCTACGGCACCATGCAGCAAATCGACCAGATCCGCACGACCGGCAAGCACTGTGTGCTACAAAAACTGCAGCAATGCGGACATTCGCCGCACCGCGATCAAACGGCCCTGACCACGCAACTGATTGCCGATTTCCTCGCCCCCATGGAATAG
- a CDS encoding EI24 domain-containing protein: protein MALFLDSFWRAVAYCLRPRVIALSFLPLVIMVGLSLGLGYFFWTPALDWVRGMLDASVWLTHLWSWLEGVGAGNLKTVAAPLIVIFTVTPLLVIVSLLIVAALMTPALVGLVAERRFPTLERKKGGSVLVSILWSLGSTLLAAIALVISIPLWLVPPLILILPPLIWGWLTYRVMAFDALSSHASRDERREIFRRHRGWLLGIGVLSGYLGAAPSIVWASGALFAAAFVILVPVAIWIYTLIFAFSSLWFSHYCLTALENLRAQNTALVPPAPIAPAALPHDLHPDPATTPQTPAS from the coding sequence ATGGCCCTATTTCTCGATTCGTTCTGGCGCGCGGTGGCGTATTGCCTTCGCCCGCGCGTGATTGCGCTGTCATTCCTGCCATTGGTCATCATGGTCGGGCTCTCCCTGGGGTTGGGCTATTTTTTCTGGACGCCCGCGCTCGATTGGGTGCGCGGCATGCTGGACGCCTCCGTCTGGCTCACCCACCTGTGGTCGTGGCTGGAAGGGGTTGGCGCGGGCAACCTCAAGACCGTGGCGGCCCCGCTGATCGTGATCTTCACCGTCACGCCGCTGCTGGTGATCGTGTCGCTGCTGATCGTGGCCGCCCTGATGACGCCCGCGCTGGTGGGGCTGGTCGCCGAGCGCCGTTTCCCCACTCTGGAGCGCAAGAAGGGCGGCTCTGTGCTGGTCAGCATCCTCTGGTCGCTCGGCTCCACCTTGCTTGCCGCGATCGCACTGGTGATCTCGATTCCGCTGTGGCTGGTGCCGCCCCTGATTCTGATCCTGCCGCCGCTGATCTGGGGCTGGCTGACGTATCGCGTCATGGCTTTCGATGCCCTGTCCAGCCATGCCAGCCGCGATGAGCGGCGCGAGATCTTCCGCCGCCATCGGGGCTGGCTGTTGGGCATTGGCGTTCTCTCGGGCTACCTGGGCGCCGCGCCCAGCATCGTATGGGCCTCGGGCGCGCTGTTTGCGGCCGCGTTTGTGATCCTGGTGCCGGTGGCGATCTGGATCTACACCCTGATCTTTGCATTCTCGTCGCTGTGGTTCTCGCACTATTGCCTCACGGCCCTGGAAAACCTGCGCGCACAGAATACTGCTTTGGTGCCGCCCGCCCCGATTGCCCCTGCTGCCTTGCCCCATGACCTCCATCCAGACCCCGCCACAACCCCTCAAACACCCGCATCCTGA
- a CDS encoding competence/damage-inducible protein A, translating into MTSIQTPPQPLKHPHPEERPHFGLIIVGDEILSGKRADKHMPRVIELLGERGLQLDYAECLGDVPERITATLRRAFASGDAAFCCGGIGATPDDHTRQCAARALGVPLELHPQAERLIRERMQDIAREQGTTYEPDRPDNIHRLNMGVFPQGAQLIPNPYNKIPGFSCAGPGGGAVHFVPGFPVMAWPMIEWVLEHHYAHLFRQAAYEEKSVIVFGSMEAALTPLMEEIERVHAGVKVFSLPSVDHPEYGRHIELGVKGDPAAVAAAYPVLLAGLHGFNAQLGPELVRKT; encoded by the coding sequence ATGACCTCCATCCAGACCCCGCCACAACCCCTCAAACACCCGCATCCTGAAGAGCGGCCCCATTTCGGGCTCATCATCGTCGGTGACGAGATCCTCTCGGGCAAGCGTGCCGACAAGCACATGCCCCGGGTCATCGAATTGCTGGGCGAGCGCGGCCTGCAGCTCGACTACGCCGAGTGCCTTGGCGATGTGCCCGAACGCATCACAGCCACGCTGCGCCGCGCCTTCGCCTCGGGCGATGCGGCGTTTTGCTGTGGCGGCATCGGCGCCACACCCGACGACCATACGCGCCAATGCGCAGCCAGGGCGCTTGGCGTGCCTCTTGAATTGCACCCGCAAGCCGAGCGCCTGATTCGCGAGCGCATGCAGGATATCGCCAGGGAGCAGGGCACGACCTACGAACCGGATCGGCCGGATAACATCCACCGCCTCAACATGGGCGTCTTTCCCCAAGGCGCACAGCTGATTCCCAATCCCTACAACAAGATTCCGGGCTTCAGCTGTGCCGGCCCGGGCGGTGGCGCGGTGCATTTCGTGCCGGGCTTTCCCGTCATGGCCTGGCCCATGATCGAGTGGGTGCTCGAGCACCATTACGCGCACCTGTTCCGGCAAGCCGCTTACGAGGAAAAATCGGTCATCGTGTTTGGCTCCATGGAAGCGGCGCTCACGCCCTTGATGGAAGAAATCGAGCGAGTGCATGCGGGCGTCAAGGTATTCAGCCTGCCCAGCGTGGATCACCCCGAATATGGCCGCCATATAGAGCTTGGCGTGAAGGGTGATCCGGCCGCGGTGGCTGCCGCCTACCCGGTCTTGCTGGCAGGGCTGCACGGTTTTAACGCGCAATTAGGCCCCGAATTGGTGCGTAAAACTTGA
- the glnA gene encoding type I glutamate--ammonia ligase, whose translation MAKTVADVMKMVKENEVKFVDFRFTDTRGKEQHVTVPASHFDEDKFSAGHAFDGSSIGGWKGIEASDMLLMPDANTANIDPFYEETTLFMSCDVLEPGDGKAYDRDPRSIAKRAEAYLKASGIGDTAFFGPEPEFFIFDDVRWNTDMSGTFFKIEEYEAPWNSGKKLEGGNRGHRPTVKGGYFPVPPVDSTQDMRAEISLVLESLGVPVEVFHHEVGGAGQNEIGTRFSTLVERADWTQILKYVVWNVANAYGKTATFMPKPIVGDNGSGMHVHQSVWKDGKNLFAGDGYAGLSDFALYYIGGIIKHARALNAITNPGTNSYKRLVPGYEAPVKLAYSAKNRSASIRIPYVANPKGRRVEARFPDPLMNPYLGFAALLMAGLDGVENKIHPGEAATKDLYHLPPEEDAKVPTVCHSLDQALDHLDAERGFLTKGGVFSDSMLDAYIELKMGEVTRLRMATHPIEFDMYYSL comes from the coding sequence ATGGCAAAGACCGTCGCAGACGTGATGAAAATGGTGAAGGAAAACGAAGTCAAGTTTGTCGACTTCCGTTTCACCGATACCCGCGGCAAAGAGCAGCACGTCACCGTTCCCGCTTCACATTTCGATGAAGATAAATTCAGCGCCGGGCACGCGTTCGATGGTTCATCCATTGGCGGCTGGAAGGGCATCGAAGCCTCCGACATGCTGCTGATGCCGGACGCCAATACCGCCAACATCGACCCGTTTTACGAAGAAACCACGCTGTTCATGAGTTGCGACGTGCTCGAGCCCGGTGACGGCAAGGCCTATGACCGCGACCCGCGCTCGATCGCCAAGCGCGCCGAGGCCTACCTCAAGGCCTCCGGCATTGGCGACACCGCCTTTTTCGGCCCGGAGCCCGAATTCTTCATCTTCGACGACGTGCGCTGGAACACCGACATGTCGGGTACTTTCTTCAAGATCGAAGAATACGAAGCGCCCTGGAACAGCGGCAAAAAGCTCGAAGGCGGAAACCGCGGCCACCGTCCCACCGTCAAGGGTGGCTACTTTCCCGTGCCACCGGTCGACAGCACGCAGGACATGCGCGCTGAAATATCCCTGGTTCTCGAGTCGCTGGGCGTGCCCGTGGAAGTGTTCCACCACGAAGTGGGCGGCGCCGGCCAGAACGAAATCGGCACCAGGTTCAGCACGCTGGTCGAGCGTGCCGACTGGACCCAGATCCTCAAATACGTGGTCTGGAACGTGGCCAACGCCTATGGCAAAACCGCCACCTTCATGCCCAAGCCCATCGTCGGCGACAACGGCTCGGGCATGCACGTGCACCAGTCGGTCTGGAAAGACGGCAAGAACCTGTTTGCGGGCGACGGCTACGCCGGCCTGTCGGATTTTGCGCTGTACTACATCGGCGGCATCATCAAGCACGCGCGCGCGCTCAATGCCATCACGAATCCCGGCACCAACAGCTACAAGCGCCTGGTGCCCGGCTACGAAGCCCCGGTGAAGCTGGCCTACTCGGCCAAAAACCGTTCTGCCTCGATCCGCATTCCGTATGTGGCCAACCCCAAGGGCCGCCGCGTCGAAGCGCGCTTCCCCGATCCGCTGATGAACCCGTACCTCGGTTTTGCAGCACTGCTGATGGCGGGGCTGGATGGCGTCGAAAACAAGATCCATCCTGGCGAAGCCGCGACCAAGGACCTGTACCACCTGCCGCCCGAGGAAGATGCGAAAGTGCCAACCGTCTGCCACAGCCTGGACCAGGCGCTGGACCACCTGGATGCCGAGCGCGGCTTCCTGACCAAGGGCGGCGTGTTTTCCGACAGCATGCTGGACGCCTACATCGAGCTGAAGATGGGTGAAGTCACGCGCTTGCGCATGGCCACGCACCCCATTGAGTTCGACATGTATTACTCGCTGTAA
- the glnL gene encoding nitrogen regulation protein NR(II) — translation MDGLSKPAPTAASRFQAFDLLATLVAVVHTDGTVLFANAALEDAIGASRRTIEGSQFPGFFTEPHILSNALSGAGSNEFAALRYDAWLNRLNHDPIPVHVIVAQTERPNEIIVELLPLEQQARQDREERLIDQAQANKELIRNLAHEIKNPLGGIRGAAQLLEMEIDSRELTEYTQVIIHEADRLQTLVDRLLAPHRKPHVVGDVNIHEVCERVRALVQAEFPKGLQVVQDYDISIPEFRGDREQLIQALLNVVHNAAQALAERIKAGDAQIIFRTRIARQVTFGKQRYRLALELHVIDNGPGVPDSIKDRIFFPLVSGRDGGSGLGLTLAQTFVQQHHGLIECDSVPGRTDFKILIPLP, via the coding sequence ATAGACGGCTTGAGCAAGCCCGCCCCTACTGCCGCCTCGCGTTTCCAGGCGTTTGACCTGCTGGCGACGCTGGTCGCCGTGGTGCACACCGACGGCACGGTGCTGTTTGCCAATGCGGCGCTTGAAGACGCCATCGGTGCCTCGCGCCGCACCATCGAAGGCTCGCAGTTTCCGGGCTTTTTCACTGAACCCCACATCCTGTCTAACGCCCTGAGCGGCGCCGGCAGCAACGAGTTTGCCGCGCTGCGCTATGACGCATGGCTGAACCGCCTGAATCACGATCCCATTCCCGTGCATGTGATCGTGGCGCAGACCGAGAGGCCGAACGAGATCATTGTGGAATTGCTGCCGCTGGAGCAGCAGGCCCGGCAGGATCGCGAGGAGCGGCTGATCGACCAGGCGCAGGCCAACAAGGAGCTGATCCGCAACCTGGCGCACGAGATCAAGAATCCACTCGGTGGCATCCGCGGCGCGGCGCAGCTGCTGGAGATGGAGATCGACTCGCGCGAGCTGACCGAATACACCCAGGTCATCATCCACGAGGCCGATCGCCTGCAAACCCTGGTGGACCGGCTGCTGGCGCCGCACCGCAAGCCGCATGTGGTGGGCGACGTGAATATCCACGAGGTGTGCGAACGCGTGCGCGCGCTGGTGCAGGCGGAATTCCCCAAGGGACTGCAGGTGGTTCAGGACTACGACATCTCGATCCCCGAGTTCCGCGGCGACCGCGAGCAGCTGATCCAGGCGCTGCTCAACGTCGTCCACAACGCCGCGCAGGCGTTGGCCGAGCGCATCAAGGCGGGCGATGCGCAAATCATTTTCCGCACCCGCATTGCGCGGCAGGTCACGTTTGGCAAACAGCGCTATCGGTTGGCACTGGAATTGCATGTCATCGACAATGGGCCCGGCGTGCCGGACTCGATCAAGGACCGCATTTTCTTCCCGCTGGTGTCGGGCCGGGATGGCGGCTCCGGACTGGGGCTGACGCTGGCGCAAACCTTTGTGCAGCAACACCACGGCTTGATCGAGTGCGACAGCGTGCCCGGCCGGACGGATTTCAAGATACTGATTCCGCTGCCCTGA